From the genome of Vicia villosa cultivar HV-30 ecotype Madison, WI linkage group LG2, Vvil1.0, whole genome shotgun sequence, one region includes:
- the LOC131653680 gene encoding calcium-binding protein PBP1-like yields MASQNTQLQFQDSLPLMANKLGGDGLIDELCNGFNLLKDSTKGVITFESLKRNSSLFGLQDLSDEDLRNMIVEGDFDGDGALSQLEFCVLMFRLSPELMDGSKLWLEEMLQQEIKDFL; encoded by the coding sequence ATGGCTTCACAAAACACTCAACTCCAATTCCAAGACTCACTACCTTTGATGGCAAACAAGCTTGGTGGAGATGGACTAATAGACGAGCTTTGCAATGGATTCAATCTCTTGAAGGATTCTACTAAAGGGGTTATCACGTTTGAAAGCCTTAAGAGGAATTCATCTTTGTTTGGATTACAAGATTTAAGCGATGAGGATTTGAGAAACATGATTGTGGAAGGTGACTTTGATGGTGATGGTGCTCTTAGTCAGTTGGAGTTTTGTGTCTTGATGTTTAGACTTAGTCCTGAACTCATGGATGGGTCTAAGTTATGGTTGGAAGAAATGcttcaacaagagattaaggattttttgtaa